The segment CATCACATATTAACAATGCTTTTATTAGGAAAATTTTGtatataaggttattatagacatTTTTATTCATCGCCAAGAAAGAAAGATGTTATTATTTAGGGAGTTatgattctatttttttttttcaaatccatATGTGTTAAAAAAATTTAGAACTATGTTTCAGATCATATAGTCGTGAACACATATAGGTCTTGCATTCTTAAAGAATCTAACTCCAATCTTGTGATTGATTGAGAATTGCATTCTTAAATAATATGCTTGTATAAATATTACAATAATAACAAGTCACATCAAAATAACAATAATTTTTATTGGAAATTTGACAAATTTACTTGATAATAATGtaaaaagtaattaaaaaaatCAGAATTTCACAAAGGCAAGAGTATTCTGTGAGAATAGATGCATTCTTTGTATTCTTTatatcatattttataaaaaaaaaaggaaagaatGAGAAACAGTAGTTAAGAAAGAGaataaataacataaaacaagaaaATATACAACATTTTAAAGAATATACACAACCTTCTATACTATATTTTTCAAGAATCTATCATCATTTTGAAGAATTTACAAAAAGTTATGATATATAGTACGTTCTTTAAGAATATTTTGTCTTCGTTCTTGAAGAATTCGTCGTCATTTTTGAAGAATTTGTCATCATTTTTTAAGAATCTCCTTTTTCTTTTTGATGGTTGTCCCATTCCTCTATCTTTACATCTCATTGTTTGAacctaaacacacaaaaacacataagATATGATATGATGCAAAATAGCTAACGAACATTCAAGAGaatgaaaaatatatatataaaaaaaaaatcttccaCTACAAACAGACACATTCAAATTACCTTGTAAACAAGAAAAAACCTAAAAACCCTCTTATTTCTCAATTCTATAGTTGTAGAGTGTTGCTCAATTTGAAATGGAAGGATTTGTTAAGAAGGATGTTACTTTTGAAATATATGGGAATTATAAGAGGGCTGACATGTTCATGAAGGTATTCCAAACCTTTTTCTGGTTAAATACTTGTTTTTAATCATATTTCTCACTCTAAAATTGAAGGAAGTGCATTGAATCCAGTGTTTTTATGAGGTTTATAAAGATTGAACAATATGTGCCAGTTACTCCTAAGACTCGAGTAGAGGAGGCACCTTTCTCCATTGACTTACTATTTCCATCATACTTTGACATTGTGTCAACTGCAATTGCAAACATCCATAAAACAAAGACATACAAAATCAAGAGATAAGAGCTTACTCATAGTTGGATAAAGTATTATCAGATGACAAAGAATGAAAAATGACAAATATATTGAAACACAAAATTTCAATGTAAAACTCCAATATTTTTATGTGTCCGAACGGATTAAAGTCTTAATACTGATAAGCCTCACCACACAAAATGTCAATTAAGTTTttctataataataaaaataaatcacatATAAAAGAAAAGGATTTTCATAAGGACCTAGTACTACGAAATCAGAGTATGACAAGTTGTAATAGTTAAACATGTAACCATATTCTCTgtgacatttcatcaaacacataCAAGGCATATAAAAATTACTATAGACTAGAGTAAAAAATTAAGATAGAAACATCCACATAGAAATCTTTTGACAAAAAACAAGACACTAGAACACTATAACTAAAATCATCTATAAAAATAATATGCTTTTTGGATGACAAAAAAATGTCAAATAAATTCACCATGACCAATTTTATTGGACTTTCACAAGAAATCAGAAAACATATATGGCATCATCGAGTATTGGGGTATATATGTTGAGGTATATACAAATTACATAAGAAAATAAACTATATGAATCGTCAATTAACGAGCTTAGGATTGAGAATTTGAAGGAAACCCcaattatataaaacaaaagaGAATGAAATTTGATAGACATAGATGATTTACCTGGCATAAGAGATAATGATACAACAGAATAAGAAGAGCAACAGTTCGAGCTCTGTTGTATCGTTTTCTAAAGAGAATAGAGAAACAATGACGATATATAGGGAATTGAGAAAGAGGAAGTTGAGATCAGATGATATCTCCCCCAAACGTGTCGTCCCTATGAAAAAAAATGTCGATGACATCAAAAGGAAGAATAGATGCCAACTTTTGAATGACAAAAAATCTTATACCTAATTAAACAGCCGAAAATATATTATCTTTTCAAATGTTCGAATTGCTTCCATATATACAACTATTTTAATTTAGGTAATACAAAAGAAAATGTCGATCATACCCCTTTGTAGATCAATGGTTAAAGTTTGGTAGTCACACAATAGTTAAGTTtcatatatgaacctaactctaAATAAATACAATTTACTTAAAAAATTTTAATTCTAATCCGTGGTGCTCACGAGTTataacctctatatatatatatatatatatatatatatatatatatatatatatatatatatatatatatatatatatatatatatatatatatatatatatatatacacacacacaataaTTGAATTGTTAAAAATTTTGAAATGTCGTCCAATCATGGTTAAAAATCAAACTCATACGATTAGTTTTGTTTTCCAATGTCTTGATAATAAAGTTAATAATTTAGAAAAAATTAAATATCTTGTAGTATTTTCTTAATATTTATCTTTCTATTCATATAAAATTATGATATGTGGATACCACTAACGCTCTCTGCATTACTCTTAATCTCGTTGATTTAAGTAGTTAATCTCAACTACTAATTAACTATAATTGTTTATTGCGAAAAAGTAAAATCAGTTTAAATATTATCCACTTTAAAAATGTAAACAAAAAGTAGCAAGTGGATCAAAATAATCATTGATTTTCATAGATATATATGAGATTTTTTGTCATCTATGAAAATCTCACAGATGACATTTTCTTAAGGATTTGTACAGATGAATTCCTGAAGggaaaaaaaaaactagttttgaaaaaaaaaaatcatttttttcataGATGTCATCTATGAAATCCACGTCTTAGCTGGGAAACTTAAATAAATACTACTATTAATAATAAAACAtttgttttgaagttttttttcatGTTAGAAGTCTTCAAAAACCAATTACACAACAAAATGAAGTTTGATAGTGTAGTTTTACCTACGAATATTTTTGGTGAGCATCCGAACCGGGTGGACCGGGACTCGTGTCTGGACCGGCATTGTTTCTATACTATACGGTCGGTTCTCCATACGTGAAATCACACTCAACCGGTTTTGTACATTGGCTCTTGGTTTTGGATCAGTTTCAAGTTTTATGTGTATTCTATGAAATTTTTTAAGATTACACAACTCATTCATTTAACTTAGATTGACATGAAATCTTTTCTATCatataatttagagtttgtacTTTGATTTAGGTTATAATTTcatcaattttggtttcatattcaatgagttataACTTTCAAGCTTTTAAGTATAATCTGTGAAAGTTTGTAAAattacataactcattcgtttaaCATAGGATTGacataaaatctttcctatcatGTAGTTCAAAGTTTGTACTTCATAAGGCTATAAAGTTCTTAtatttggtttcatattcaatgagttacattCTCCCAAAATCAAGATATCAAAGCAGAAAATTTGTCAGCTTTTATATTTTCTCCTTAGATTTATGTTTAAGCCTCATAATAATACCATTCTTCCCTAAAAAATTAACTTTagcatcaaaaaaaaaattgttactgCCTCAATGACTTATACCTAACGCGACAAACCTTATATATACAAAATTTTCTCCAAAAACATCATTACATATTCAATTTAAGAACATCCATTTCAattcgtttatatatatatacaaaattttcTCCAAAAACATCATTACATATTCAATTTAAGAACATCCATTTCaattatcattatatatatatatatatatatatatatatatatatatatatatatatatatatatatatatatatatatatatatatatatatatatatatatatatatatatatatatatatatatatatatattcaatctaAAACCAATAACCACAATAACTACCCATCACAACAATCAATTTAAGAACATCCATTTCAATTCGTTTACACAATTTTCAACAAAAACAATTCATGTTACATGATAATAGTGTTACACCAATCACAACTATATGGAGGGAACATATATGGTGAGATCATCCAAAAGATCACATCCATGGATGCTCAATCCATGCTCATTAGCCAAATGCAACAAACATATAAAACACAAATGCGGAGAGATTGCATCGATCGATGCAGCCGCTTGTTTTTTCACATCGGTTGGAAAAGCCGACAACATTTCCTTGAAAGACAACTCCTTCGTCTCCTTCTGTGTACACAACTTTATACAGTCAGACTTAATACAGAAAGAACGACTTAAcagaaataaaaacagataacTCACTTGAGGCGAAACATGTGTTTCTTGAATAGATGACCAAAGAATTTCCTTGAGTGCTTGAACATCAACTTGTTTTGATGTTCTATCATACTCCACTTCAATCTTGTTTacctttttttaaatatattattagaaatttcataaatggattatattttttataaataaataaataattaattaattaattaaacctgGCGTGGCTGAGAGACGAGTGTGGTGGAGTCTTCAATATCACTATTATAAACATTTCCATCATCAAATTGGCCACAATCATTATCCCATGATGCAAAtgtttcattattattattattcccttctccttcttcatctaaatgaaatagcaacatactttcatttattttctttactataattttaattatatatttttggatTTAAGAAAAATTCAACTTACCCGAATATCTTCTTCCTCTCTTCCCAAGGCACTACATAAAAATCAAGATTAATGAATTAGGgtgaaataaaatcaaatatttttacaaaaaaaaaaattgcaacttTACCATAACATTTGGAAGAAGAAAAAGTTTGACAAGATCCTCTGGTTGATAATGGCAATCTTCCGGAAGCATTGTGCTAACAGATTCTCTATTTGCAGGAAGAAGTAATGTCTTAGGGTTTTTAGGAGGAGCAAAGATACTATCCAAATCACTATCTGATTCCAATGCTTTTGTGAAATCTATATCAGGTTCTTGTTTCTTGTTTCTTTTACTTTTCGCCATTAATGGTGATCCGTTTTCCTTCACAACCTCTTCTGGACCTTTAAAACAACcccatatcaaaatcaaaataattataaaacaacaattaattataattataataatatattacCTTTAGTTTTTCGATACTTCCAATGTTCAGGTCCAGCCCATGCGTTATGTTTTCCAGTTAATCCAAGGCTTAGAAACAAGAAATTGTCAACTGTTGAGGATTTTTCATCATCATGAGTAGTAACATATGCCTCGTTTTCCTATAAATAAATCGATTattagttttgttttttttaaaaaagatacTTGAGAAACGATCAAGATTCAAGAACCTGAAGATGATCAGGTTGTTCAAAGTGTCCATCATCTCCATCATAAGTGTCATCATCATTCAGACTTGTCTGGTTGTCATTGATAAAGTCCCATGTCCCTGAATTATCGTTTTCAGTTTCACCACCATTGAAGTCACCTTCAAAAGCTTCATGATCTGGTTCTATGGAGTTTTGGGAAGAAGAAAACGTATCCACTGGTCTTTTGTTATCTTCATCAAACATGTTCACTATTTCCTTCAAACTTGGTGAGATTTCAAGTTTCTTTGTAAAGTTTGATGCCATTTGCTCTATACAATCTACAAAACACAAAAAACTACAACTTTGATACCATTTTTGTTGTATACATGGAAGAATCAAGAAACAAGAAACAAACCTTTGGTATAAGAGATATCAATTGTatctattttattttcatttgaaGATAACATGCACTTTGAAGGTACTTCAAGTGAATCAAATATCATTCGGCATCCACCATAGACTCCAAGGTTATTTAGTAAAAGACCTTTTGATCCTCCTTCATCAAATTGTGCGGTTGTTTGATGATAGAGAGGATCCACAGCAAATGCAACTACAAAAATGAAATGGTTTTTTCTGTAAGTTTTTGTATATGCCCAAAGTACAAACAAAAGATATTCTGTTGAATCACTACCATCAAATTTCTTCACATTAAGAGCCTCAAAGGATGATTCCAATGTTGATAAAGGAGATAGCTGCATGTAATATGTACATATATCATCATTCATTAGTTCAAAACTTGAAATTCAGAAATTGAGAAATGAATTTGGATAATGGTTGTTGACTTCTTGGATAacctttatttccttttctttcttTGAAGTGCATTCTCCTGGCATGTTTTCAGTCTTGCCATCTTCTACAGTATCTGGTTTAACAGAATAGTATAAAGTGTTTATAAGTTGGTTCCTGTTGATTTTCAGAACATCAAATGCTAAATGACAAAATTAACCTTGTTCAGCTTCTAGTGCAACTCGACTAATGCCTCCAAGAACCTTATATGCCTCAGAATGAACTGAATCCACCCTcattgagtatattctaactccAGCTTCAAGGGTGCAGCTAGCCTACACTCAGAAAATTGTAATTGGTATTTATGATTGTCACGAGATGTAACAGTTGTGTGTTTGTTTATCAACAAGCAAAAGCTTCAGTTCATATCAACAAACAAACGAATGCTATTTTACAGCTTTCATCTGTACAATTGGTACCCTTAGGCATCTTTTGAAGTCGAAGAAAATATCTGAATGTGTGAGAAATGTAAAGATTAAGAAGAAAACCTACAGCTTTCATGATACTACTAGAGAAATGAAACTTAATCTGAAAAACCATAACTAGGACCATAAAACTATGTTATATACCTTCTGAAAATTGGTCTCCACGTCGTTCTCTTCTTCAACCTTAATAATGTCGCAAAGATGATCTATCAGATTCAGCTCCCACGTATTCTTCTGATTAATTTTCTgcatcccaaaaaaaaaaaaaaaaaatcatctcaTGCCTCGACAAGTGAAAAGGTAAAGATGCATAACACTGCCTAGAGGAAAATTACATACATTTTCACTGGCGAGTTTGATGCAATTCTGAAACAACTCCATAATCTGCTCTTGGCCAAGACAAGGGTCGGCAGGATTAGCATCGTTTGCTTGATTAATCGCGACAGGCTTCCGGCGGATCGCTGCAGCACGAGCGGCGCGTGCTTGAGCACGTTCGAGCTTATCATCGTTAGATCCCAAAAATAAAGGTCGATCCGGGGAGAGGACCGAAGCTCTCTGTTTGTGGCCTGGTGTACGGCTAGGGCTTAGGGTTTCTGCCATTTTTTTTGAATAACGTCGTTCGACCTCCAAGACTACACCGAATTAAACCTAGCAGATTTCGAAATTGTTGATACCTTGTAACAAGCTATGGAAAATTTGGGATTCCACAATGAAGAACAATTATGATTTCTTTTTCACAGGTTGTCTGAATTGAAGAAACGCAGATGAGAACTAGAGCGGGTTCTTTTTCCCTCTCACTAATTTGAATTTGGGGAAAATACGTTGCGAGCGATCTACAGGCAGGAAGGGTAAACCGGTAATACGACGTCTTTGTGATATTTCATCAGGTCCCTATGaaagtaaattgggccaataatttTTCCATACAAAaccttaatttttatattttaacttcatattttaaaaaaatcagaCTTAAAGTTTTCTCATggtaaaaggttttttttttttcaaagcgAAAATTTATGAAGTCTACAGACATGTCTGCAGAAGAAGAAATGGATCAAACAACTACAGCCtgtaataaaaattttgtttgtttttaacatttacaataaactgaaatttaaacaaattaattttacaaaataaaaatagtttTCAACACCGAAATTTTTAGGGTTATCAAATcgggcaatcgtgtcgtgtttttgtctgacacgacacaaCACGACAAAGTTTTatataacacgaacacgacacgacacgatgtcgtgttttttttttattaacacgaaaacgaaccaattaaaacacAACAACACGAAACGACAcgataaatataatattacataactattagtgtatttcattcatacttaaagatatatataacatgaaaaaaacgacaaacacgaaaaacacgtCAACCACATGCTTAATTGTGTCAATTTCGTGTTGATTTATGAACAcggacacgacacgacatcgtgttttttaatcttgacacgaacacgacaggaacacgaattcgaattttgattttgtcccgatttcgtttcgtttcgtgtatttttgtcgtgtcatgtcataaattgacacccctaaaattttaataattataatattaaaatattgaAAGAATATTAAAAAGAGcatgtaaaaaacaaaaatataaaatctctctctctctctctctctctctctctctctctctctcgtgttGTTAATCACACCCATTAATACTATAGTCAAAGTTCCTGACACAATTATTACTTATAAGAACAGTAAAATCCATGAAATACATTTACTATTATGTTTATGGTCCTTTATGTAACATCCCCTCtggcacatatcacaatattgtccgctttgggccactcggcacgaggacttcccagggggtcacccatcctggtactactcccacccgagcacgcttaactgcagagttcttatgggatctgctgccctcacgtctttaaaacgcgttgtgttaaggaaggtatccacaccccttataaggaatgcttagttctcccaCCCAGCCGATATGCtggctaaaagccaaagatacaaaagaccgactcgcacccaagtcaaataataccaaggcaggtacagaattcacaagaaaagtacctacgcatatcataacataagcacaATATCTTAGCATAAAAAGTAAATACACGAAATAATACATACCAGCTACGACATCGGGcaccgcgcggacctcctctgcagtcaactgaaaagctctcccatgagccttcggagcctcggctTTCACCGGCCGAGTCTCGGTAGTCCTAGCCGTAGGCATAGATCCCTGGTCGTCACtggtctctccacatagttcaggcctgcatccacctgaatatcatctaatggcaccactgccgactcgtcggcaatgCATTTCCTCAATTGagagacatgaaaggtgttgtggatctgtcccaactcagtaggtagatccaaccggtaggctaccctgcctaccctagcaattaccctgaaaggtccaatatatcggggtcccaacttgcccctcttcatgAATCGtatcactcatttccaaggagagacctttaggagcacaaggtcaccaacctggaactagagctcggaccgacgcctgtccgcataactcttctggcgactttgCGCGGTCAACAAGtctctgagggtacggttcgctttgaaccagctccgcctgggagcaaaggattagtggaagttcgtgacggcgaacttcactcttgcgGAGGTTTCAAccgtgacttgggagaggtttactactatgttcagagacgagtatgttcccccggtggagagggaacggttggtacaggagttcttgaccctcaagtagggtaatGATTATGTTACGATGATCactcggaagtttcatgagagggtgatgttttgccctgagccgGTGTCCACTGAGCAcgctcggatgagccgatatttgggtatactgaggagggatatccgggagtttgtatcGAACTCGTCATACCAGAcctttgctgagctccaggcgaatgccaggaagagagagagatcgagttggagacccaggccagggaggaggc is part of the Lactuca sativa cultivar Salinas chromosome 7, Lsat_Salinas_v11, whole genome shotgun sequence genome and harbors:
- the LOC111912015 gene encoding condensin complex subunit 2; the encoded protein is MAETLSPSRTPGHKQRASVLSPDRPLFLGSNDDKLERAQARAARAAAIRRKPVAINQANDANPADPCLGQEQIMELFQNCIKLASENKINQKNTWELNLIDHLCDIIKVEEENDVETNFQKASCTLEAGVRIYSMRVDSVHSEAYKVLGGISRVALEAEQDTVEDGKTENMPGECTSKKEKEIKLSPLSTLESSFEALNVKKFDVAFAVDPLYHQTTAQFDEGGSKGLLLNNLGVYGGCRMIFDSLEVPSKCMLSSNENKIDTIDISYTKDCIEQMASNFTKKLEISPSLKEIVNMFDEDNKRPVDTFSSSQNSIEPDHEAFEGDFNGGETENDNSGTWDFINDNQTSLNDDDTYDGDDGHFEQPDHLQENEAYVTTHDDEKSSTVDNFLFLSLGLTGKHNAWAGPEHWKYRKTKGPEEVVKENGSPLMAKSKRNKKQEPDIDFTKALESDSDLDSIFAPPKNPKTLLLPANRESVSTMLPEDCHYQPEDLVKLFLLPNVMCLGKRGRRYSDEEGEGNNNNNETFASWDNDCGQFDDGNVYNSDIEDSTTLVSQPRQVNKIEVEYDRTSKQVDVQALKEILWSSIQETHVSPQKETKELSFKEMLSAFPTDVKKQAAASIDAISPHLCFICLLHLANEHGLSIHGCDLLDDLTIYVPSI